In the Candidatus Desulfatibia profunda genome, one interval contains:
- the fabG gene encoding 3-oxoacyl-[acyl-carrier-protein] reductase — translation MEFKDKRVIVTGGTKGLGKAIALSFAREGAWVAANYAADDLSAADTQSKLADLASKYLVLKADVTSRPDVEHMIKHILEQWEHIDILVNNAGIIRDKLLMFLNEDDWDRVIDVNLKGTYLCSRAVIRTMISKKFGRIINITSPSALKGRAGQTNYSASKGGIISFTKSLAREMARLGITVNAVCPGFIATPMTSDLNAEIKCDLSSRIPMGRLGQPEDVAGTVLFLASPKAGYITGQVLAVDGGLT, via the coding sequence ATGGAGTTTAAAGATAAAAGAGTCATTGTTACCGGCGGAACCAAGGGACTGGGAAAGGCGATCGCCCTGTCTTTTGCGCGCGAGGGCGCCTGGGTTGCTGCAAACTATGCCGCAGATGATCTGAGCGCGGCCGACACACAATCAAAACTCGCCGATCTGGCTTCAAAATATCTGGTTTTAAAAGCCGATGTCACTTCCCGGCCGGATGTCGAACACATGATAAAACATATCCTGGAGCAATGGGAACATATTGACATTCTGGTCAATAACGCCGGAATTATCAGAGATAAACTGCTCATGTTTCTCAACGAGGATGACTGGGACCGGGTCATCGACGTCAACCTTAAAGGAACCTATCTTTGCTCACGGGCCGTTATCAGGACCATGATCTCTAAAAAATTCGGGCGCATCATTAACATTACCTCGCCGAGCGCGCTGAAAGGCCGGGCCGGACAAACCAATTATTCGGCCTCTAAAGGCGGCATCATCTCTTTTACCAAATCCCTTGCCAGGGAAATGGCCCGTCTTGGAATTACGGTGAATGCGGTCTGCCCGGGTTTTATTGCCACCCCGATGACCAGCGATTTAAATGCAGAGATAAAGTGTGATCTTTCCAGCCGGATCCCCATGGGAAGATTGGGCCAGCCTGAAGACGTTGCCGGAACGGTTCTCTTTTTGGCTTCCCCAAAAGCCGGATACATCACCGGGCAGGTATTGGCAGTTGACGGCGGTCTGACATAA